One genomic segment of Rhizorhabdus phycosphaerae includes these proteins:
- the motA gene encoding flagellar motor stator protein MotA: MFAAIGLVVLMAMVFGGFAITGGDLGPVMHAIPHEMLIIGGAAVGAIIAGNSMKELKAFGGGFGKVFKGPTYNKKDYLDVIFLVSTLMKKLRTEGPVALEPHIEDPKASTLFAEYPKLLKDSTLIHMITDTLRLVVISSGTLDPMAVEDVMDNALKTHHHDAIKPADMMQNLADSLPALGIVAAVLGVVKTMGSIDKPPAILGAMIGSALVGTFLGILLAYGIVAPFAGRCRQVIEADAAIYGVVKQIIIASLHGHPLPLVIEAARSGISHENQPAFADVFDGMRGR, from the coding sequence ATGTTCGCAGCTATTGGTCTCGTCGTCCTCATGGCCATGGTGTTTGGTGGTTTCGCCATCACCGGGGGTGACCTGGGGCCCGTGATGCACGCGATCCCGCACGAAATGCTGATCATCGGCGGCGCCGCCGTCGGCGCGATCATCGCCGGCAATTCGATGAAGGAGCTCAAGGCCTTCGGCGGCGGCTTCGGCAAGGTCTTCAAGGGCCCGACCTACAACAAGAAGGACTATCTCGACGTCATCTTCCTCGTCTCGACGCTGATGAAGAAGCTGCGCACCGAGGGGCCGGTCGCACTCGAGCCCCACATCGAGGACCCCAAGGCGTCGACCCTGTTCGCCGAATATCCGAAGCTGTTGAAGGACAGCACCCTGATCCACATGATCACCGACACGTTGCGCCTGGTGGTGATCTCGTCCGGAACGCTCGACCCGATGGCGGTCGAGGACGTGATGGACAATGCGCTGAAGACACACCACCACGACGCGATCAAGCCCGCCGACATGATGCAGAACCTGGCGGACTCGCTGCCGGCACTGGGCATCGTCGCGGCGGTTCTGGGCGTCGTGAAGACGATGGGATCGATCGACAAGCCGCCGGCGATCCTCGGCGCGATGATCGGCTCGGCACTTGTCGGTACCTTTCTCGGCATTCTTCTCGCCTACGGCATCGTCGCGCCCTTCGCAGGCCGCTGCCGCCAGGTGATCGAGGCCGACGCCGCCATCTACGGCGTGGTCAAGCAGATCATCATCGCCTCGCTGCACGGTCATCCGCTGCCGCTGGTGATCGAGGCCGCCCGGTCGGGCATCTCGCATGAGAACCAGCCCGCCTTCGCCGACGTCTTCGACGGCATGCGCGGGCGTTGA
- a CDS encoding flagellar motor protein MotB: MAQSPSKRGKNEPEPRPIIIKKIIADGHGGHHGGAWKVAYADFVTAMMAFFLLMWILGATTEKQRKGIADYFTPTLVQLKEKSAGANGLFGGESIVDRDNYPHRAAQTGSKSITIPKDATGGDSEGSGSMRSRDRAAFQKLKQMLEEKMAKTPGMGGLAKAVRMVETREGLRIDLVDQADFAMFKSGTDQLSAKALELMKQVAEVTNFADNSVIVRGHTDAMPYSKGRTVNNWTLSAARAESTRKALSGFGVADSRFLRIEGVADREPYTAEDPYDPRNRRMSITLAWSDMQPGFGDAPAVETPVDLMAGSGPSDPTAMPAAAKAQLAAKAPR, encoded by the coding sequence ATGGCGCAGTCGCCTTCCAAGCGGGGCAAGAACGAGCCCGAACCCAGACCGATCATCATCAAGAAGATCATCGCGGACGGGCATGGCGGCCATCATGGCGGCGCCTGGAAGGTGGCCTATGCCGACTTCGTGACGGCGATGATGGCCTTCTTCCTGCTGATGTGGATCCTCGGCGCGACGACCGAGAAGCAGCGCAAGGGCATCGCCGACTATTTCACGCCGACGCTGGTCCAGCTCAAGGAAAAGAGCGCGGGCGCCAACGGCCTCTTCGGTGGCGAGTCGATAGTCGACCGCGACAATTACCCGCACCGCGCGGCGCAGACGGGGTCCAAGTCCATCACGATCCCGAAGGACGCCACCGGTGGCGATTCGGAGGGCAGCGGATCGATGCGTTCGCGCGACCGCGCGGCCTTCCAGAAGCTCAAGCAGATGCTCGAGGAGAAAATGGCGAAGACGCCCGGCATGGGCGGGCTCGCCAAGGCCGTGCGGATGGTCGAGACGCGCGAGGGGCTCCGGATCGATCTCGTCGATCAGGCCGATTTCGCGATGTTCAAGTCGGGCACCGATCAGTTGTCGGCCAAAGCGCTCGAACTGATGAAGCAGGTCGCAGAGGTTACCAACTTCGCGGACAATTCCGTCATCGTCCGTGGCCATACCGACGCGATGCCCTATTCCAAGGGGCGCACCGTCAACAACTGGACATTGTCTGCCGCACGGGCGGAGTCCACGCGCAAGGCCCTGTCCGGTTTCGGCGTGGCGGATAGCCGCTTCCTGCGGATCGAGGGCGTTGCCGACCGCGAGCCCTATACTGCCGAAGATCCCTATGATCCGCGCAATCGCCGCATGTCGATCACGCTGGCATGGTCGGATATGCAGCCCGGCTTCGGGGACGCCCCCGCCGTGGAAACGCCGGTTGATCTGATGGCGGGCAGCGGCCCAAGCGACCCCACGGCGATGCCCGCCGCCGCAAAGGCGCAACTGGCGGCGAAGGCTCCGCGCTGA
- a CDS encoding sulfotransferase produces MNAPLFHIGYHKTATSWFQQVFYPRVRNRRYVPQVKVRSAFLAPHALHFDPAQARHVIGERYEGLICCEENLTGGLHSGGLAGCQSKDMALRIRAAYPDAHIVIFIRDQLEAIASAYVQYVKGGGTHAIDRYLFGGERLGPRAPERDEIPRFRFEHFAYDRLIAHYDTLFGEERVHVYRYEDFRADRRAFLTRYARRHGLDVAIDEIELNIVNPGLGLAALLAMRMANFLTRRAVADKSCLLHVPGWYKISRRAMRRLAASGWSGRPARADEIMPATLIQAIGHRFRESNLRLEERLRRQQSRCREAAEPATIPTPALSTYVLEAR; encoded by the coding sequence ATGAACGCTCCGCTTTTTCACATCGGCTACCACAAGACGGCCACCAGCTGGTTTCAGCAGGTCTTCTATCCCCGGGTCCGAAACCGCCGCTATGTTCCGCAGGTAAAGGTCCGCAGCGCATTTCTTGCACCACACGCGCTGCACTTCGACCCCGCCCAGGCCCGCCATGTCATCGGCGAACGATATGAAGGCCTGATCTGCTGCGAGGAGAATCTGACGGGCGGGCTCCACAGCGGCGGGCTCGCAGGTTGCCAGTCGAAGGACATGGCTCTCCGGATCCGGGCCGCCTATCCGGACGCGCATATCGTCATCTTCATTCGCGATCAGCTCGAGGCCATTGCTTCGGCCTATGTTCAATATGTGAAGGGCGGCGGAACGCACGCCATCGATCGCTATCTCTTCGGCGGCGAGAGGCTCGGCCCCCGGGCGCCCGAGCGCGACGAGATTCCCCGGTTTCGCTTCGAGCATTTCGCCTATGACCGGCTGATCGCGCATTACGACACGCTGTTCGGGGAAGAGAGGGTGCACGTCTATCGTTATGAGGACTTTCGCGCCGACAGGCGCGCCTTCCTGACGCGCTATGCGCGCCGGCACGGGCTTGACGTCGCCATCGACGAAATCGAGCTGAACATCGTCAATCCGGGCCTCGGTCTTGCCGCGCTTCTGGCGATGCGAATGGCCAATTTCCTGACCCGAAGAGCGGTTGCCGACAAGAGCTGCCTGCTGCACGTGCCGGGATGGTACAAGATCAGCAGACGGGCCATGCGCCGCCTCGCTGCCTCGGGTTGGTCCGGCCGCCCGGCGCGCGCGGACGAGATCATGCCCGCCACGCTCATTCAGGCAATTGGGCACCGCTTCCGCGAGAGCAATCTGCGGCTGGAGGAGCGCTTGCGCCGACAGCAAAGTCGGTGTCGCGAAGCGGCCGAGCCCGCGACCATCCCGACGCCTGCCTTATCGACCTATGTCTTAGAGGCGCGATAA
- a CDS encoding glycosyltransferase family 4 protein, producing MAEGGMIWVVSRVFSPDEGGVQTYAERIAEAYRANGHCVRAFVKSSAGPRRMTQGPLQIVDVGPGPRLMVYFRLLRAMRQAWREGHRPVAIHACTWRAALAALPFRVPLIVTVHGREIGRPRAAALRLMTWVLSRAQRIVAVSETSRNILLQRLPQLAERCVTAWNGTTMRSDQPQGCRPEDIAGHPRILTVCRLVPRKNVAGAIAAAASLLKLGYRFEYRIAGRGEDLLELQALIDGFGVGRSIRLLGYVPERELRQLYGSSDIFLHPQISLEDGAEFEGFGISVADAMAHGLACIVGREGGPAELVRDNDTGLIVDGRSIDDVAAALETLLRDVELRLSIGLRAMDWAAKALDWQRHCRLALGAPLQGGGSTERIISEPLVQR from the coding sequence ATGGCTGAAGGCGGCATGATCTGGGTGGTATCGAGGGTGTTCTCCCCGGACGAGGGCGGCGTGCAGACCTATGCCGAACGGATCGCCGAAGCCTATCGCGCAAATGGACATTGCGTCCGCGCCTTCGTGAAATCCTCTGCGGGTCCGCGTCGCATGACCCAGGGTCCGCTCCAGATCGTCGATGTCGGCCCGGGGCCGCGGTTGATGGTCTATTTCCGGCTCCTGCGGGCGATGCGCCAGGCCTGGCGCGAAGGACACAGGCCGGTGGCGATACATGCCTGCACATGGCGGGCGGCCCTGGCAGCCCTTCCTTTCCGGGTTCCGCTGATCGTGACGGTGCATGGGCGCGAGATCGGCAGGCCGCGCGCGGCTGCGCTCCGCCTCATGACATGGGTTCTGTCGCGCGCGCAGCGGATTGTGGCCGTCAGCGAGACGTCACGAAACATCCTGCTTCAGCGGCTGCCGCAGCTCGCGGAACGATGCGTGACCGCCTGGAACGGGACGACGATGCGGAGCGACCAGCCACAGGGCTGCCGCCCGGAAGATATAGCCGGACACCCGCGCATTCTGACTGTCTGCCGCCTGGTTCCGCGGAAGAACGTCGCCGGCGCGATTGCCGCTGCGGCGTCGCTCCTGAAGCTCGGCTACCGCTTCGAATATCGGATTGCCGGCCGGGGCGAAGACCTGCTGGAGCTTCAGGCGTTGATCGACGGCTTCGGCGTAGGACGCTCGATCCGGCTGCTCGGCTATGTGCCCGAGCGGGAGCTGCGGCAGCTCTACGGATCGTCAGATATCTTTCTCCACCCCCAGATCTCGCTCGAAGACGGGGCCGAGTTCGAAGGCTTCGGAATAAGCGTGGCAGATGCCATGGCGCATGGTCTCGCCTGCATCGTCGGCCGGGAAGGAGGTCCGGCGGAACTGGTGCGCGACAACGACACCGGCCTGATCGTCGACGGCCGCTCGATCGATGATGTTGCGGCCGCTCTCGAAACGCTGCTGCGGGATGTCGAGCTGCGCCTCTCGATCGGCCTGCGGGCAATGGACTGGGCGGCGAAAGCGCTCGACTGGCAGCGCCACTGCCGGCTTGCCCTTGGCGCCCCTCTCCAGGGCGGAGGCTCAACCGAAAGGATCATATCCGAACCCTTGGTGCAGCGATGA
- a CDS encoding glycosyl transferase, whose translation MLHDSSPFADRSKPLGSGGGLKICFLLNAQLHQALHALPIAMELARYPDLAVDVVAASKAHLQLASRLSAAAATGPIGHRLSAGPFLSALARAGGSTIPPKLLTLCAQARFLDRYDAIVMPERTSLLLRRLGVRRPLFIHSAHGAGDRAVGYDPRIARFDFALVAGVKQRERLRAAGLIRPGAHEVVGYPKFDAVRWLSPEAPHIFPERRPVVLYNPHCDRGLSSWDHFGEPLLRRFAADKRYNLIVAPHIKLFDRRQRKRVEEKLAPFADLPHIHVDLGSMQSCDMSYTRIADLYIGDVSSQIYEYIARPRPCLLLDSHGPAWRDDPSYRCWHYGPVERSPERLMDAVDAAFASHGRYLPAQLAGLRDTFAEHGEPASVRAARVIRTFARERARHG comes from the coding sequence ATGCTGCACGACAGTTCCCCATTCGCCGACAGGTCGAAACCGCTGGGTTCCGGCGGCGGGCTCAAGATCTGCTTCCTGCTCAACGCTCAGTTGCATCAGGCGCTGCACGCGCTTCCGATCGCCATGGAACTGGCGCGCTATCCCGATCTCGCGGTCGACGTAGTCGCGGCCAGCAAGGCGCATCTCCAGCTCGCCAGTCGCCTTTCGGCGGCGGCGGCGACAGGCCCGATCGGCCATCGTCTTTCGGCGGGGCCGTTTCTGTCGGCACTGGCGCGCGCGGGCGGGTCGACCATCCCGCCCAAGCTGCTGACGCTGTGCGCACAGGCACGCTTTCTCGATCGCTACGACGCGATCGTCATGCCCGAGAGGACATCCCTGCTGCTGCGGCGCCTCGGCGTCAGACGTCCGCTGTTCATCCATAGCGCCCATGGCGCCGGTGATCGTGCGGTCGGCTATGACCCACGCATCGCCCGCTTCGACTTTGCCCTCGTCGCCGGCGTCAAGCAGCGCGAACGGCTCCGGGCAGCTGGCCTCATCCGGCCCGGCGCCCATGAGGTCGTCGGCTATCCGAAGTTCGACGCGGTACGCTGGCTATCGCCCGAAGCCCCCCACATCTTCCCCGAGCGCCGCCCCGTCGTTCTGTACAATCCACACTGCGATCGAGGGCTTTCGTCCTGGGACCATTTCGGCGAGCCGCTGCTGAGGCGCTTTGCGGCGGACAAGCGGTACAACCTGATCGTCGCCCCGCACATCAAGCTGTTCGACCGCCGCCAGCGGAAACGGGTCGAGGAGAAACTCGCCCCCTTCGCCGACCTGCCGCATATCCATGTCGATCTCGGCAGCATGCAGTCCTGCGACATGAGTTACACGCGGATTGCGGACCTCTACATCGGCGACGTCAGCAGCCAGATCTACGAATATATTGCACGCCCCCGGCCCTGCCTGCTTCTGGACAGCCACGGCCCCGCCTGGCGCGACGATCCGTCCTATCGATGCTGGCATTATGGTCCGGTCGAACGCAGCCCCGAAAGGCTGATGGACGCGGTCGATGCCGCATTTGCGAGCCATGGCCGCTATCTGCCGGCACAATTGGCCGGCCTGCGCGACACCTTTGCGGAGCATGGCGAGCCAGCATCCGTCCGCGCCGCACGGGTGATCCGCACCTTCGCGCGGGAAAGGGCCCGTCATGGCTGA
- a CDS encoding lipopolysaccharide biosynthesis protein: protein MPAHPSFTIDETPSVARALKNAGWLLGGKGAGGLLSLGYLALAARGLGLVGFGTFATILAYGQAFANLASFQSWQAVVRYGVEHLSAHRYASFERLLRFTAMVDMLAAIAGAIAALGGLALVGPALGWQDAECRLAGLFLLSLLISQRGSALGMLRLAGRFDHAALAEASLPLFRLVGAAVAYLAGGGIGAFLLAWAVAELGCSLMLWGAALYAFRWLPAASTAQPSEAGVLRENPGICRFLLATSAASSLGLAWQQLPTLAVGLFSGPAGAGIYRLASQLGLALTKPVTALARAVFPELVIAVKGGSPAALRPMLAQIVGGTAGFGLFALIVVVLAGRRALELVGGPAYAAAYPVLVLLTAASVVTLAGFGMEPTLVAAGRPGAALGARALATGCYLCVILLLVPRFGAIGMGWSAIVGALLSTLFLHIAFVRACR from the coding sequence ATGCCCGCTCATCCCAGCTTTACGATCGACGAGACGCCGTCGGTTGCCCGCGCCCTCAAAAATGCCGGCTGGTTGCTGGGCGGCAAGGGCGCCGGAGGGTTGCTCAGTCTCGGTTATCTCGCGCTGGCCGCGCGAGGCCTGGGCCTGGTCGGGTTCGGGACCTTCGCGACCATCCTCGCTTATGGGCAGGCCTTCGCCAATCTCGCGAGCTTCCAGTCATGGCAGGCGGTTGTGCGCTATGGCGTGGAGCATCTCTCCGCGCATCGTTATGCCAGCTTCGAGCGGCTGCTGCGGTTCACCGCCATGGTCGATATGCTGGCCGCTATCGCGGGCGCGATCGCCGCACTTGGTGGACTTGCGCTGGTCGGTCCGGCGCTGGGATGGCAAGATGCAGAATGCCGGCTGGCGGGCCTGTTCCTCCTGTCGCTCCTGATCTCTCAACGCGGATCTGCGCTCGGCATGCTGAGACTGGCGGGGCGGTTCGACCATGCGGCGCTGGCCGAAGCATCGCTGCCGCTGTTCCGGCTTGTTGGGGCGGCCGTCGCTTATCTCGCAGGCGGCGGCATAGGCGCCTTTCTGCTCGCCTGGGCGGTAGCGGAGCTGGGTTGCAGCCTCATGCTCTGGGGCGCCGCGCTGTACGCCTTTCGCTGGTTGCCGGCGGCGTCGACGGCTCAACCGAGCGAAGCGGGAGTCCTGCGGGAAAATCCAGGCATCTGCCGCTTTCTGCTGGCGACCAGCGCGGCCTCGTCGCTGGGTCTGGCTTGGCAGCAATTGCCGACGCTGGCCGTCGGCCTCTTCAGCGGACCTGCGGGAGCGGGCATCTATCGGCTGGCGTCGCAGCTTGGCCTGGCGCTCACCAAGCCTGTGACCGCCCTGGCGCGAGCCGTGTTTCCGGAACTCGTCATTGCGGTGAAAGGCGGCTCGCCGGCGGCGCTCCGTCCGATGCTTGCGCAGATCGTCGGCGGCACGGCTGGCTTCGGGCTGTTCGCGCTGATCGTCGTAGTGCTGGCCGGAAGACGTGCGCTCGAACTGGTCGGAGGTCCCGCCTATGCGGCGGCCTATCCCGTGCTTGTCCTGCTGACCGCAGCATCGGTCGTTACACTCGCCGGATTCGGCATGGAGCCGACTCTCGTCGCGGCCGGCCGCCCCGGGGCCGCGCTCGGTGCAAGGGCGCTGGCGACCGGCTGCTATCTCTGCGTCATCCTGCTGCTTGTGCCGCGCTTCGGTGCGATCGGGATGGGGTGGTCGGCGATTGTGGGCGCCCTGCTATCGACGCTCTTCCTCCACATCGCTTTCGTCCGTGCCTGCCGATAG
- a CDS encoding adenosylmethionine--8-amino-7-oxononanoate transaminase: protein MSSPVWHPFTQHGLNEPIPEVVRMEGASIHTADGRRYVDAISSWWVTTHGHCHPRIMAAIRAQTETLDQLIFAGWTHDPAERLARGLIEIAPAPLAHVFFSDSGSTSVEVALKMALGYWLNRGEPRHRIIVMEHSYHGDTIGAMSVGERGVYNRAYQPLLFDVDTLPFPTDDGAKTLEALETLCRQGPPPAALIVEPLILGAGGMLIYPAHVLAAMREICRAHGVLFIADEVMTGWGRTGMLFACQHAGVAPDIMCLSKGLTGGAVPLAVTLATAEIFDAHLSEDRGRMFFHSSSYTANPIACAAANANLDIWREEPVMDRITGLARRQAERLDRLDSPQIVQRRQLGTITAMEFVDPYGDYLSALGPLLNRFFRSRDLLLRPMGNTVYVMPPYCIDDQDLDRIYDAIAEAAAEIAR from the coding sequence ATGAGTTCGCCCGTCTGGCATCCGTTCACGCAGCACGGCCTCAACGAGCCCATCCCCGAGGTCGTCCGCATGGAGGGGGCGAGCATCCACACGGCCGATGGCCGGCGCTATGTCGATGCGATTTCCTCCTGGTGGGTGACCACGCACGGCCATTGCCACCCGCGCATCATGGCCGCGATCCGCGCACAGACAGAGACGCTGGACCAGCTGATCTTCGCGGGCTGGACGCATGATCCCGCCGAGCGGCTGGCGCGGGGGTTGATCGAGATCGCCCCGGCCCCGCTCGCCCATGTCTTCTTCTCGGATAGCGGATCGACCAGTGTCGAGGTCGCGCTGAAGATGGCGCTGGGCTATTGGCTCAACCGCGGCGAGCCGCGCCATCGCATCATCGTGATGGAGCACAGCTATCATGGCGACACGATCGGAGCGATGTCGGTGGGCGAGCGGGGCGTCTATAACCGCGCCTATCAGCCGCTGCTGTTCGACGTAGATACCCTGCCCTTCCCGACCGACGACGGCGCGAAGACGCTCGAAGCGCTGGAGACTTTGTGCCGGCAGGGCCCGCCCCCCGCCGCGCTGATCGTCGAGCCGCTGATCCTGGGCGCCGGCGGCATGCTGATCTACCCCGCCCATGTCCTCGCCGCGATGCGCGAGATCTGCCGCGCCCACGGCGTGCTCTTCATCGCCGACGAGGTGATGACGGGCTGGGGCCGCACCGGCATGCTGTTCGCCTGCCAGCATGCGGGCGTCGCGCCGGATATCATGTGCCTGTCCAAGGGCCTCACCGGCGGGGCGGTGCCGCTGGCGGTCACGCTTGCCACGGCTGAGATATTCGATGCCCATCTGTCGGAGGACAGGGGCCGGATGTTCTTCCATTCGTCGAGCTACACCGCCAACCCGATCGCCTGCGCCGCCGCAAACGCGAATCTCGACATCTGGCGCGAGGAGCCGGTGATGGACCGGATCACGGGCCTCGCCCGGCGCCAGGCGGAACGGCTGGACCGGCTGGATAGCCCCCAGATCGTCCAGCGGCGCCAGCTCGGCACGATCACGGCGATGGAGTTCGTCGACCCCTATGGCGATTATCTGTCGGCGCTCGGCCCGCTGCTGAACCGCTTCTTCCGTTCACGCGACCTGCTGCTGCGCCCGATGGGCAACACCGTCTATGTCATGCCGCCTTATTGCATCGACGATCAGGATCTCGACCGCATCTATGATGCGATTGCCGAAGCTGCGGCGGAGATTGCCCGGTGA
- the bioD gene encoding dethiobiotin synthase, with product MSDAIVVTATDTDVGKTIFSSALVGALDGIYWKPVQAGIEGGTDSETVRRLSGLPADRVLPEAYRLNTPASPHLAAAIDGVRVDPDRLTPPAVNRTLVIEGAGGLLVPLTPDYLIADLFARWKLPTVVVCRTALGTINHSLLTLEALRARGIPILGVAFVGDAHDENERIIPALGKVRRLGRLPRLDPLDAPTLAQAFAEAFDLGDFRG from the coding sequence ATGAGCGATGCCATCGTCGTCACCGCGACCGACACCGACGTCGGCAAGACGATCTTCTCGTCCGCGCTCGTCGGAGCGCTCGACGGTATCTACTGGAAGCCGGTCCAGGCCGGAATCGAGGGTGGGACCGACAGCGAGACCGTGCGGCGGCTGTCGGGCCTGCCCGCGGACCGCGTATTGCCGGAGGCCTACCGGCTGAACACGCCCGCCTCGCCCCATTTGGCGGCGGCGATCGACGGGGTCAGGGTCGACCCCGATCGACTGACGCCGCCTGCCGTGAACCGCACGCTGGTGATCGAGGGCGCCGGGGGCCTGCTCGTGCCGCTGACGCCCGACTATCTGATCGCCGATCTGTTCGCGCGCTGGAAATTGCCGACCGTCGTCGTGTGCCGCACCGCGCTCGGCACGATCAACCACAGCCTGCTCACCCTCGAAGCGCTGCGCGCCCGCGGCATTCCGATCCTGGGCGTCGCCTTCGTCGGCGACGCGCATGACGAGAATGAACGCATCATTCCCGCGCTGGGCAAGGTCCGCCGGCTCGGTCGCCTGCCCCGCCTCGATCCGCTCGACGCACCGACCCTCGCGCAGGCCTTCGCAGAAGCGTTCGATCTCGGAGATTTTCGCGGATGA
- a CDS encoding 8-amino-7-oxononanoate synthase translates to MSILDSHREALTLLARRSRTRRLLPRAGLDFASNDYLGLSASAELRAAVADALARGVSIGAGGSRLLRGNDPEHEALESEAAQFFGSEASLFFSSGFAANSAIFSTLPAGRDLIVHDALIHASAHEGMRLGRAAVVAAEHNDPNAIADRIKAWRAAGNSGRVWIAVESVYSMDGDVAPLADLADLADREDAFLVIDEAHGTGVFGRDGRGLADGLDGRDNVISLRTCGKALGCEGALVCAPRTLIDLLVNKARGFIYSTAPSPLAAASVRASLGLLRAQPHRREALHALIASARSRLPVQGSQIVPYIIGPDERTMAVAEALQQMGFDVRGIRPPTVPRGTSRLRISLTLNVDETAVQALADAIEELMQ, encoded by the coding sequence ATGTCCATCCTCGATTCCCATCGGGAGGCACTGACCCTCTTGGCGCGGCGGTCCCGCACGCGCCGCCTGCTGCCGCGGGCCGGTCTCGATTTTGCGTCCAACGACTATCTGGGCCTCTCCGCATCGGCCGAATTGCGGGCGGCGGTTGCAGACGCGCTCGCTCGCGGCGTCTCGATCGGCGCTGGCGGATCGCGTCTATTGCGGGGCAACGACCCCGAGCATGAGGCGCTGGAGTCCGAGGCCGCACAGTTCTTCGGCAGCGAGGCCAGCCTCTTCTTCTCGTCGGGCTTTGCCGCCAACAGTGCGATTTTCTCGACGCTTCCCGCCGGCCGCGACCTGATCGTCCACGATGCGCTGATCCACGCAAGCGCGCACGAAGGCATGCGTCTCGGGCGTGCGGCGGTCGTGGCGGCCGAGCATAACGACCCGAACGCCATCGCCGACCGGATCAAGGCCTGGCGCGCCGCGGGCAACAGCGGGCGCGTCTGGATCGCAGTGGAAAGCGTCTACAGCATGGACGGGGATGTCGCCCCGCTTGCCGATCTGGCGGATCTGGCCGACCGCGAGGACGCGTTTCTGGTCATCGACGAGGCGCATGGCACCGGGGTGTTCGGCCGGGACGGGCGCGGCCTGGCCGATGGCCTCGACGGGCGCGACAATGTGATCAGCCTGCGCACCTGCGGCAAGGCGCTGGGCTGTGAGGGCGCGCTCGTCTGCGCGCCCCGCACGCTGATCGACCTGCTCGTCAACAAGGCGCGCGGCTTCATCTATTCCACGGCTCCCTCGCCATTGGCGGCGGCCTCCGTCAGGGCGAGCCTCGGCCTGCTGCGCGCGCAACCGCACCGGCGCGAGGCGCTTCACGCCTTGATCGCCTCGGCACGATCACGCCTGCCCGTGCAGGGGTCGCAGATCGTACCCTACATCATCGGCCCGGACGAACGCACCATGGCGGTCGCCGAAGCGCTTCAGCAGATGGGGTTCGACGTGCGTGGCATTCGTCCACCGACCGTGCCGAGGGGCACGTCGCGCCTGCGGATTTCCCTGACCCTTAACGTCGACGAGACCGCGGTGCAGGCGCTCGCCGACGCCATCGAGGAGTTGATGCAATGA
- the grpE gene encoding nucleotide exchange factor GrpE: MSEEKIDANEVETPFPAEQPEAEAESQAAQLQGEIEKLRNEVLYAQAETQNVRRRLEKEKADASAYAATGFARDMLSVADNLARALAAIPADLREDERIKSLLTGIDMTAKELDNVFQRNGITKIEAIGARLDPNRHQAMLEIPSADAEPGTVVQEMQGGYMIKDRLLRPALVGVAKAPDA; the protein is encoded by the coding sequence ATGAGCGAAGAAAAGATCGACGCGAACGAGGTGGAGACTCCCTTCCCGGCGGAGCAGCCGGAGGCCGAGGCCGAAAGCCAGGCCGCGCAATTGCAGGGTGAGATCGAAAAGCTGCGCAACGAGGTGTTGTACGCCCAGGCCGAGACCCAGAACGTCCGTCGTCGCCTCGAGAAGGAAAAGGCCGATGCGTCGGCCTATGCGGCGACCGGCTTCGCCCGCGACATGCTGTCGGTGGCGGACAATCTGGCGCGAGCCCTGGCGGCGATCCCTGCGGATCTTCGCGAGGACGAGCGGATCAAGTCGCTGCTGACCGGGATCGACATGACCGCCAAGGAACTGGACAATGTGTTCCAGCGGAACGGCATCACCAAGATCGAGGCAATCGGCGCCAGGCTGGATCCGAACCGCCACCAGGCGATGCTGGAAATTCCCTCCGCCGACGCGGAGCCCGGTACGGTCGTGCAGGAGATGCAGGGCGGCTACATGATCAAGGATCGCCTGCTGCGGCCGGCGCTGGTTGGCGTGGCCAAGGCGCCCGACGCCTGA